From one Myxococcus xanthus genomic stretch:
- a CDS encoding SH3 domain-containing protein, with amino-acid sequence MSGYYTPEEAQDIFLKANEAYAQEDYAAAKEGYEKLLANGQGGPDVLYNLGTTHLAQGDVGRAVLALEQARKEGGQAPDLEANLSVARARQVDKVVGATAEDAFLPRVAAATDGPVVAWTFLGTWVAAFVLVLLWRLLGRGRRTAVGVLAVLLFAVAVPSGLLVATHAYVGASVHEAVVLAPTLVARELPQPGARSIFEVHAGLKVRLLEETGRFVRIRLPNGLEGWAEREGVAEI; translated from the coding sequence GTGAGCGGCTACTACACGCCGGAAGAGGCGCAGGACATCTTCCTCAAGGCCAACGAAGCCTACGCGCAAGAGGACTACGCGGCGGCCAAGGAGGGCTACGAGAAGCTGCTGGCGAACGGCCAGGGCGGCCCCGACGTGCTCTACAACCTGGGCACTACGCACCTGGCCCAGGGGGATGTGGGCCGCGCGGTGCTGGCGCTCGAACAGGCGCGGAAGGAAGGGGGCCAGGCGCCGGACCTGGAAGCCAACCTCTCCGTGGCCCGGGCGCGGCAGGTGGACAAGGTGGTGGGCGCCACCGCGGAAGACGCCTTCCTGCCTCGCGTCGCGGCGGCCACGGACGGCCCGGTGGTGGCCTGGACCTTCCTGGGCACCTGGGTGGCGGCCTTCGTCCTCGTGCTGCTCTGGCGCTTGCTGGGGCGGGGCCGGCGGACGGCGGTGGGTGTGCTGGCGGTCCTGCTCTTCGCGGTGGCGGTGCCGTCAGGGCTGCTCGTGGCCACGCACGCCTACGTGGGGGCCTCGGTGCACGAGGCCGTGGTGCTGGCACCCACGCTGGTGGCTCGCGAGCTGCCTCAGCCGGGCGCCCGTTCCATCTTCGAGGTGCACGCTGGCCTCAAGGTGCGCCTGCTCGAAGAGACGGGCCGCTTCGTCCGTATCCGTCTGCCCAACGGCCTGGAGGGCTGGGCCGAGCGGGAAGGCGTGGCCGAAATCTGA
- a CDS encoding response regulator, which yields MAGNSQAPFHILLVEDEPVIRELVRSMLSDGTVEVVCAATGLEGLKLAKSQTFHLILMDVVLPQLDGISVCRILKGDPVTAGVPLYMLTAKAKRSDMESATQAGADGYIHKPFRGAELMALVERLREARPKLP from the coding sequence ATGGCTGGCAATTCCCAGGCACCCTTCCACATCCTTCTCGTCGAGGATGAGCCGGTCATCCGGGAGCTGGTTCGCTCCATGCTGAGCGACGGCACCGTGGAGGTGGTGTGCGCCGCCACGGGGCTGGAGGGCCTGAAGCTGGCCAAGAGCCAGACGTTCCACCTCATCCTGATGGATGTGGTGTTGCCGCAACTGGACGGTATCTCCGTGTGCCGCATCCTCAAGGGAGACCCCGTTACCGCGGGGGTGCCGCTCTACATGCTCACCGCGAAGGCGAAGCGCTCCGACATGGAGAGCGCCACCCAGGCGGGGGCGGACGGCTACATCCACAAGCCCTTCCGGGGGGCCGAGCTGATGGCGCTGGTGGAGCGGCTGCGCGAAGCGAGGCCGAAGCTGCCCTGA
- a CDS encoding BatD family protein, with translation MRRTGSALGVVFAVFALLATAPAWAASDDLDFYQTADREEVGTEDTFRLTVVVVDAPANAQVKLPESEDFSILSSSRSSQRSISLSGGGPAVIQDVTRHVLVMQATRAGRLKIPPSQITVRGKTYRTQPVELTVKAGRVGGAPSRGGGRQPDPFSSIQSQMQQMEEAFGDMMEPDRPTIPRGDSDLFLRASLDRDNVYVGEQVTLSLYIYSRVDLSSVDAVTMPKLEGFWTEEVESPTQLSGEQRVVDGIPYRAYLLRRRAIFPVKSGTLSITPAEADITTGFLFAGHRVHRVSNALKVKVKPLPPGGPEDMPNAHVGNWRLSMDVSQTRVELGQPVTVKVSLEGVGNVKNVTPPALKGPAALKIYDPTTTDKVSPQRHRVQGRRVMEYLVMPQRTGSFTLPALEFTYFDPRARKYEVARTDPVTITVEAGAGGASSIASASPQSSSDQANEQKNVLTAGGLRPVRYQARFEAPGVPVWKRGFFVPTVLAPLGLLLGVALIGGVRGRLALRSEAGRGRQQAKAARKRLADAEKLQSSGDVGAFYGEVEKALHGFLEARLGMPVVGLTREVLAEKLTAGGADAERRAKVLFVLEACDFGRYGGGGDPAERQKVMDAAAAAMEGWA, from the coding sequence ATGAGAAGGACTGGTAGCGCCCTCGGCGTGGTGTTCGCCGTGTTCGCCCTGCTGGCCACCGCGCCAGCGTGGGCGGCCTCGGACGACCTCGATTTCTACCAGACGGCGGACCGTGAGGAGGTGGGCACCGAGGACACCTTCCGCCTCACGGTGGTGGTGGTGGACGCGCCCGCCAACGCGCAGGTGAAGCTGCCGGAGTCGGAGGACTTCTCCATCCTCTCCAGCTCGCGCAGCAGCCAACGCTCCATCTCCCTGTCGGGCGGTGGCCCCGCCGTCATCCAGGACGTCACGCGGCACGTGTTGGTGATGCAGGCGACGCGCGCGGGGCGGCTCAAGATTCCACCGTCGCAAATCACGGTGCGCGGCAAGACGTACCGCACGCAGCCCGTGGAGTTGACGGTGAAGGCCGGCCGGGTGGGCGGTGCGCCGTCCCGTGGCGGTGGCCGGCAGCCGGACCCCTTCTCCAGCATCCAGTCGCAGATGCAGCAGATGGAAGAGGCCTTCGGCGACATGATGGAGCCGGACCGGCCCACGATTCCCCGGGGGGACTCCGACCTCTTCCTGCGCGCCAGCCTGGACCGGGACAACGTGTACGTGGGCGAGCAGGTGACGTTGTCGCTCTACATCTATTCGCGCGTGGACCTGTCCAGCGTGGACGCCGTCACCATGCCCAAGCTGGAGGGCTTCTGGACGGAAGAGGTGGAGAGCCCCACGCAGTTGTCGGGCGAGCAGCGCGTGGTGGACGGCATCCCGTACCGCGCCTACCTGCTGCGCCGCCGCGCCATCTTCCCGGTGAAGTCCGGCACGCTGTCCATCACCCCCGCGGAGGCGGACATCACGACCGGCTTCCTCTTCGCCGGCCACCGCGTGCACCGGGTGTCCAACGCGCTCAAGGTGAAGGTGAAGCCGCTGCCGCCCGGTGGGCCGGAGGACATGCCCAACGCGCACGTGGGCAACTGGCGGCTGTCCATGGACGTGTCCCAGACGCGCGTGGAGCTGGGCCAGCCCGTCACGGTGAAGGTCAGCCTGGAAGGGGTGGGCAACGTGAAGAACGTCACGCCCCCCGCGCTGAAGGGCCCCGCCGCGCTCAAGATTTATGACCCCACCACGACGGACAAGGTGTCGCCGCAGCGCCACCGTGTGCAGGGCCGGCGGGTGATGGAGTACCTGGTGATGCCGCAGCGCACGGGCAGCTTCACGTTGCCCGCGCTGGAGTTCACCTACTTCGACCCGCGCGCCCGCAAGTACGAGGTGGCGCGCACCGACCCGGTGACGATTACGGTGGAGGCGGGCGCGGGCGGTGCATCGTCCATCGCCTCGGCGTCGCCTCAGTCTTCGTCGGACCAGGCCAACGAGCAGAAGAACGTGCTGACGGCGGGAGGTCTGCGGCCAGTGCGCTACCAGGCCCGCTTCGAGGCGCCGGGCGTGCCTGTGTGGAAGCGGGGCTTCTTTGTCCCGACGGTGCTGGCCCCGCTGGGGCTGCTGTTGGGCGTTGCGCTGATTGGCGGCGTGCGCGGGCGGCTGGCGCTGCGCTCCGAGGCGGGGCGTGGGCGTCAGCAGGCGAAGGCCGCGCGCAAGCGTCTGGCGGATGCGGAGAAGCTCCAGTCCAGCGGGGACGTGGGGGCCTTCTACGGCGAGGTGGAGAAGGCACTGCACGGCTTCCTGGAGGCACGGCTGGGCATGCCGGTGGTGGGCCTCACCCGCGAGGTGCTCGCCGAGAAGCTGACGGCGGGGGGCGCGGATGCGGAGCGGCGCGCCAAGGTGCTCTTCGTGTTGGAGGCGTGTGACTTCGGGCGCTATGGCGGCGGGGGCGACCCGGCCGAGCGACAGAAGGTGATGGATGCCGCCGCGGCGGCCATGGAGGGCTGGGCGTGA
- a CDS encoding flagellar M-ring protein FliF: MSVTACRERIQHGLDERQANELQSVLVERGLDARKVPEAGKKPTWSIEVADEHASDAVRILSELGLPRPKEEVGCDVFGGGGLVRTPVEESVCRVRVMERSLEKTLQSVEGVLLARVHLVVPAPPRVGQAPGPSKASAMLRVAPGNAARVRQSSETLKVLLAGGVEGLSPEAVSLLVDEVSTRVEAPTEVGVSPLTRLRALLAVLGLMVTGLSVALVLVTLRMRHYRDRTPTPSAPPGPARPVLSPGPARKVA; the protein is encoded by the coding sequence GTGAGCGTCACCGCCTGCCGCGAGCGCATCCAGCATGGTCTGGATGAGCGGCAGGCCAACGAGCTTCAATCCGTGCTCGTCGAGCGAGGGCTCGACGCGCGCAAGGTCCCCGAGGCGGGCAAGAAGCCCACATGGTCCATCGAGGTGGCGGATGAGCACGCCTCGGACGCGGTCCGAATCCTGTCGGAGCTGGGGCTGCCGAGGCCGAAGGAGGAGGTGGGCTGTGACGTCTTCGGCGGTGGCGGGCTGGTTCGCACGCCGGTGGAGGAGAGCGTCTGCCGAGTGAGGGTGATGGAGCGGAGCCTGGAGAAGACGCTCCAATCCGTGGAAGGGGTGCTGCTCGCGCGCGTCCACCTGGTGGTGCCCGCGCCGCCGAGAGTGGGGCAGGCCCCGGGTCCATCGAAGGCATCAGCCATGCTTCGCGTGGCGCCGGGCAATGCGGCCCGGGTGCGGCAATCCTCCGAGACGTTGAAGGTCCTCCTCGCGGGGGGGGTGGAGGGCCTGTCGCCGGAAGCCGTCTCGTTGTTGGTGGACGAGGTCTCCACCCGAGTGGAGGCTCCGACGGAGGTGGGCGTGTCTCCGCTGACCCGACTGCGTGCCCTCTTGGCGGTGTTGGGCCTGATGGTGACGGGGCTGTCGGTGGCGCTGGTGCTGGTGACGCTCCGGATGCGGCACTACCGCGACCGGACACCGACTCCGTCCGCGCCGCCCGGACCCGCGCGGCCCGTGTTGTCACCGGGACCGGCGCGCAAGGTGGCGTGA
- a CDS encoding tetratricopeptide repeat protein, giving the protein MAAKPECPECRATVGGNDFQCTQCGLLLDPQQASGEYVITEPTIVRALLSPPQRTRTMELPRPPPQRPTPHDLATARFTVPMDAHTVPHLRAGLDIALQPLHPFEAHIASFIDGDHAVPDLARAARLPEIEVKVVLKALLERGVVELHRLPGAPAMRTMTDELPILDGQDFLVPEPMALGDEEPPARPVPVMRAPHRPLPTTPTRAAPPPSPPVPPRTVRRLGIEPGSAEDFLQRAVRLEREGQVDRAIDVLTRAIAQAPEAAVLYSKLALILVHQRKDYRRAVELLERAVALEPAHPVFQQNLLKVTGLAAASPGPRKEEKRGLFARLTGRRS; this is encoded by the coding sequence ATGGCTGCGAAACCAGAATGCCCCGAGTGCCGGGCGACAGTGGGTGGAAACGACTTCCAGTGCACGCAATGCGGGTTGCTGCTGGACCCGCAGCAGGCCAGCGGGGAGTACGTCATCACCGAGCCCACCATCGTCCGGGCGCTGCTGTCCCCGCCGCAGCGCACGCGCACCATGGAGCTGCCAAGGCCCCCGCCCCAGCGCCCCACGCCGCATGACCTGGCCACCGCGCGCTTCACGGTGCCCATGGACGCCCACACCGTGCCGCACCTGCGCGCTGGGTTGGACATCGCGCTCCAGCCGCTTCACCCCTTCGAGGCGCACATTGCTTCGTTCATCGACGGGGACCATGCCGTGCCGGACCTGGCCCGGGCGGCACGGCTGCCCGAAATCGAGGTGAAGGTCGTCCTCAAGGCCCTGCTGGAGCGCGGCGTCGTGGAGCTGCACCGCCTGCCCGGCGCACCCGCCATGCGCACGATGACGGACGAGCTGCCCATCCTGGACGGGCAGGACTTCCTCGTGCCAGAGCCCATGGCACTCGGGGACGAGGAGCCTCCCGCGCGGCCAGTGCCCGTGATGAGAGCACCCCACCGCCCACTGCCCACCACCCCCACGCGCGCGGCGCCGCCCCCAAGCCCGCCCGTCCCACCGCGCACCGTCCGGCGGCTCGGAATCGAGCCAGGGTCGGCGGAGGACTTCCTCCAGCGCGCCGTGCGGTTGGAGCGCGAGGGCCAGGTGGACCGGGCCATCGACGTGCTCACACGGGCCATTGCCCAAGCGCCCGAAGCCGCGGTGCTCTACAGCAAGCTGGCCCTCATCCTGGTTCACCAGCGCAAGGACTACCGGCGGGCTGTCGAGTTGCTGGAGCGCGCGGTGGCACTGGAGCCGGCCCATCCCGTCTTCCAGCAGAACCTGCTCAAGGTGACAGGCCTCGCGGCGGCCTCCCCCGGCCCTCGCAAGGAAGAGAAGCGCGGCCTCTTCGCGCGCCTCACGGGCCGCCGGAGCTGA
- a CDS encoding PilZ domain-containing protein, whose amino-acid sequence MRTTDGGPQIAERFHPRVDANLPVKVLLKGRSVMVRARDVSMAGLFLMAHPADTARELTIAVPLPGDREIVTTCQIRRREVDGVALEFGELDWDDLIALARYLHPRLP is encoded by the coding sequence GTGCGGACGACCGATGGCGGCCCCCAGATTGCCGAGCGCTTTCACCCGCGCGTCGACGCCAACCTCCCCGTGAAGGTGCTCCTCAAGGGACGCTCGGTGATGGTTCGCGCTCGGGACGTGTCCATGGCGGGCCTGTTCCTGATGGCCCACCCGGCCGACACCGCACGGGAGCTCACCATCGCGGTGCCACTGCCCGGCGACCGGGAAATTGTCACCACCTGCCAGATTCGCCGCCGCGAAGTGGACGGAGTGGCGCTGGAGTTCGGCGAGCTGGACTGGGACGACCTCATCGCCCTGGCGCGCTACCTCCACCCGCGCCTGCCCTGA